A region of Vigna radiata var. radiata cultivar VC1973A chromosome 10, Vradiata_ver6, whole genome shotgun sequence DNA encodes the following proteins:
- the LOC106775254 gene encoding uncharacterized protein LOC106775254, with amino-acid sequence MMEIKTTQHLTKMTPVDLSTISLRPFKISDVDDFFLWAGDDQVTRNLRWKTCGSKEEALAFIRDVCIPHPWRRSICLDDCSIGFISVFPWSGEERHKADIGYAIGSTYWGQGIATKGLKIAVPQVFKDFPNLLRLQAFVDVENTASQRVLEKVGFIREGVLRKYTCIKGVVKDSVLYSFLSTEEILACD; translated from the coding sequence ATGATGGAAATCAAAACAACACAGCATTTGACCAAGATGACACCGGTGGATCTGTCTACTATTAGTCTCCGGCCATTCAAGATCAGTGACGTTGATGATTTTTTCTTGTGGGCAGGGGATGATCAAGTGACTAGAAATCTCCGATGGAAAACGTGTGGCTCCAAAGAAGAGGCTTTGGCCTTCATAAGGGATGTTTGCATACCTCATCCATGGCGTCGCTCAATCTGCCTTGATGACTGTTCCATCGGCTTTATTTCAGTATTTCCTTGGTCAGGTGAAGAAAGGCACAAGGCTGACATAGGCTATGCCATTGGGAGCACCTATTGGGGCCAAGGGATAGCCACCAAAGGGCTCAAGATTGCTGTGCCTCAAGTCTTCAAGGACTTTCCCAATTTGCTGAGGTTGCAGGCTTTTGTTGATGTTGAGAACACAGCTTCTCAGAGGGTGTTGGAAAAAGTTGGATTCATCAGAGAGGGTGTTCTCAGAAAGTATACTTGTATCAAAGGGGTGGTTAAGGATTCTGTTCTGTATAGTTTCTTGTCAACGGAAGAAATTCTTGCCTGTGACTAG
- the LOC106775273 gene encoding uncharacterized protein LOC106775273 isoform X1 → MPLLRIASKILHSAGNQSCKCQHRTIFATAQLQGSWMEKVKNVITGQKTTQSQGDGAQADSGSFTLLRFADEMKNAKRVGAFKEFMVGRSSEATFSSAFEKYEAIIRYLGVLDPTGENLQTVQKQQAAKHCSCTIADVENALAKFTWAKEAQKKIEKLKEEGKPLPKSFAEPCFDDQPYLYFIFSSSKSWLVLPHWTLQDLIWLNLDKLAGMRSAHVVQRRDIKGAAERIEGIQRFNAKLQVSLIGYGGTPTHC, encoded by the exons ATGCCTTTACTTCGCATCGCAAGCAAGATTTTACATTCAGCAGGAAATCAAAGTTGCAAGTGCCAGCACCGAACAATCTTTGCCACGGCACAGTTGCAGGGTTCATGGATGGAGAAGGTCAAAAACGTCATCACAGGCCAGAAGACCACGCAGTCCCAGGGAGACGGGGCACAAGCGGATTCCGGTTCATTCACCCTGCTTC GTTTTGCGGATGAAATGAAGAATGCAAAAAGAGTTGGCGCTTTCAAGGAGTTCATGGTTGGCCGAAGCAGCGAAGCCACTTTTTCCTCTGCCTTCGAGAAATACGAAGCCATAATTCGATATCTTGGGGTTTTGGACCCCACTGGAGAG AATCTTCAGACTGTTCAAAAGCAACAAGCGGCAAAGCATTGTAGCTGCACGATTGCTGATGTAGAGAATGCACTTGCTAAGTTTACTTGGGCCAAAGAGGCACAGAAGAAGATAGAGAAgttaaaagaagaaggaaaaccaTTGCCAAAAAGCTTTGCTGAA CCATGTTTTGATGACCAGccatatttatatttcatattctCTAGCTCCAAAAGCTGGTTGGTTCTACCCCATTGGACCTTGCAAGATCTAATTTGGCTCAATCTGGACAAATTAGCAGGAATGCGCTCTGCCCATGTGGTTCAAAGAAGAGATATAAAAG gTGCTGCGGAAAGGATTGAAGGAATTCAGAGATTTAATGCTAAACTGCAAGTAAGCCTGATCGGCTATGGAGGTACCCCTACACATTGCTGA
- the LOC106775273 gene encoding uncharacterized protein LOC106775273 isoform X2 — translation MPLLRIASKILHSAGNQSCKCQHRTIFATAQLQGSWMEKVKNVITGQKTTQSQGDGAQADSGSFTLLRFADEMKNAKRVGAFKEFMVGRSSEATFSSAFEKYEAIIRYLGVLDPTGENLQTVQKQQAAKHCSCTIADVENALAKFTWAKEAQKKIEKLKEEGKPLPKSFAELQKLVGSTPLDLARSNLAQSGQISRNALCPCGSKKRYKRCCGKD, via the exons ATGCCTTTACTTCGCATCGCAAGCAAGATTTTACATTCAGCAGGAAATCAAAGTTGCAAGTGCCAGCACCGAACAATCTTTGCCACGGCACAGTTGCAGGGTTCATGGATGGAGAAGGTCAAAAACGTCATCACAGGCCAGAAGACCACGCAGTCCCAGGGAGACGGGGCACAAGCGGATTCCGGTTCATTCACCCTGCTTC GTTTTGCGGATGAAATGAAGAATGCAAAAAGAGTTGGCGCTTTCAAGGAGTTCATGGTTGGCCGAAGCAGCGAAGCCACTTTTTCCTCTGCCTTCGAGAAATACGAAGCCATAATTCGATATCTTGGGGTTTTGGACCCCACTGGAGAG AATCTTCAGACTGTTCAAAAGCAACAAGCGGCAAAGCATTGTAGCTGCACGATTGCTGATGTAGAGAATGCACTTGCTAAGTTTACTTGGGCCAAAGAGGCACAGAAGAAGATAGAGAAgttaaaagaagaaggaaaaccaTTGCCAAAAAGCTTTGCTGAA CTCCAAAAGCTGGTTGGTTCTACCCCATTGGACCTTGCAAGATCTAATTTGGCTCAATCTGGACAAATTAGCAGGAATGCGCTCTGCCCATGTGGTTCAAAGAAGAGATATAAAAG gTGCTGCGGAAAGGATTGA
- the LOC106774834 gene encoding aldehyde oxidase GLOX, which translates to MILIAIIPFILASLFPCFQTQILPSPFANQGQWQLLHPSIGISPMHMQLLHNDKVIMFDRTDFGHSYLPLSNGRCRVDPSDIALKLDCSAHSLLYDVLTNTLRPLMIQTDTWCSSASVLPNGTLIQTGGYNDGERNIRMFTPCFDQTCDWVEFPRLLSQRRWYATNQILPDARVIVVGGRRQFNYEFLPKTANPNNDPSSIPLNFLQRTTDKSENNLYPFVHLLPDGNLFIFANTKSVLFDYKKNSVIKEFPPIPGEDPRNYPSSGSSVLLPLDENLAPLQAEVVVCGGAPRGSFESAVRGMFMQALATCGRLRLTDPDPNWVMENMPMPRAMGDMLLLPNGNVVIINGVGAGTAGWEHGREPVLTPVIFRPSETVNRFSVMAPAARPRLYHSSAVLLKDGRVLVGGSNPHVFYNFTGVEYPTDLSLEAFSPPYLAPEFNPVRPTIRYVTNNNVLGFRVICYVTFSVGDFVSASDVSIRIMAPSFTTHSFGQNQRMVVLKLRGVTYLGGEAYYATVVGPSTAEIAPPGYYMLFVVHKGVPSSGWWVQVM; encoded by the coding sequence ATGATCCTGATAGCAATAATACCCTTTATTCTCGCTTCATTATTTCCATGTTTTCAGACTCAGATTCTGCCGTCACCCTTCGCAAACCAAGGACAATGGCAGCTCTTGCACCCAAGCATTGGCATATCTCCAATGCACATGCAACTTCTACACAACGACAAAGTCATCATGTTTGACAGAACTGATTTTGGCCACTCCTACCTTCCTCTTTCCAATGGCCGTTGTCGCGTTGATCCCTCTGACATTGCCCTAAAACTCGATTGTTCCGCTCACTCCCTACTATACGACGTACTCACAAACACTCTACGACCCTTAATGATACAAACCGACACATGGTGTTCCTCGGCCTCTGTTCTCCCCAACGGTACTTTGATTCAAACGGGGGGCTACAACGATGGTGAACGCAACATTCGCATGTTCACTCCATGCTTCGACCAAACGTGCGACTGGGTCGAATTCCCACGTTTGTTGTCGCAGAGAAGATGGTATGCAACGAACCAAATACTCCCAGATGCTCGTGTCATTGTTGTTGGAGGTAGAAGACAATTCAACTACGAATTCTTACCTAAAACCGCTAACCCTAACAACGATCCTTCTTCTATTCCTCTTAACTTTCTTCAACGAACCACCgataaaagtgaaaataatttatacccTTTCGTCCATCTTTTACCCGATGGAAACCTATTCATCTTCGCCAACACAAAATCCGTGTTATTTGACTACAAAAAGAACAGTGTAATCAAAGAGTTCCCACCAATTCCTGGCGAAGATCCTCGTAACTACCCTAGCTCGGGTTCTTCCGTTCTTCTCCCACTAGACGAAAACCTAGCTCCACTCCAAGCTGAAGTGGTGGTCTGCGGCGGAGCGCCACGTGGCTCGTTTGAAAGCGCCGTACGTGGGATGTTCATGCAAGCTCTTGCCACGTGCGGGCGGCTACGACTCACTGACCCTGACCCTAACTGGGTGATGGAGAACATGCCGATGCCACGAGCAATGGGTGACATGCTTCTGCTCCCTAACGGTAATGTCGTTATAATTAACGGCGTGGGGGCAGGAACCGCCGGGTGGGAACATGGCCGTGAGCCGGTGTTGACTCCGGTGATATTTCGGCCATCGGAGACGGTGAATCGGTTCAGTGTTATGGCACCGGCAGCAAGACCAAGGTTGTATCACTCTTCAGCTGTGTTGTTGAAAGATGGAAGGGTTTTAGTCGGTGGTAGTAACCCTCACGTTTTTTACAACTTCACTGGGGTTGAGTACCCAACTGATCTTAGCTTGGAGGCGTTTTCTCCGCCGTATTTGGCGCCGGAGTTTAATCCGGTGCGGCCAACGATTAGGTATGTGACGAATAATAacgttttagggtttagggttatttgTTATGTGACGTTCTCGGTGGGTGATTTCGTTTCGGCGAGTGACGTCTCGATTAGGATCATGGCACCGTCGTTTACGACGCACTCTTTTGGACAGAATCAGAGGATGGTGGTGTTGAAGTTGCGAGGGGTTACGTACCTGGGCGGAGAGGCTTATTATGCGACGGTGGTGGGGCCCTCGACGGCGGAGATTGCGCCGCCGGGGTACTACATGCTGTTTGTGGTGCATAAGGGTGTGCCAAGTTCAGGTTGGTGGGTGCAGGTGATGTAA
- the LOC106775995 gene encoding WD repeat-containing protein 48 has protein sequence MHRVGSAGNGNNSTRPRKEKRLTYVLNDSDDTKHCAGINCLALLTSVASDGSDYLFTGSRDGRLKRWVLDVDRATCSATFESHVDWVNDTVLVGHSTLVSCSSDTTIKLWNASSFGTCTRTLRQHSDYVTCLAAAGKNSNVVASGGLGGEVFIWDIESALAPASKSSDATGDESSNGINGSGNLPLTSLRTNSNDNMSMHTTQTQGYIPISAKGHKDSVYALAMNESGTILVSGGTEKVVRVWDTRSGSKTLKLRGHTDNIRALLLDSSGRYCLSGSSDSMIRLWDIGQQRCVHSYAVHTDSVWALASTPTFSHVYSGGRDFSLYLTDLQTRESSLVCTGEYPILQLALHDDSIWVASTDSSVQRWPAEGCNPEKIFQSGNSFLAGNLSFSRARVSLEGSTPVPVYKEPTLTILGTPAIVQHEVLNNKRHVLTKDASGSVKLWEITKGAVIEDYGKVSFEEKKEELFEMVSIPAWFTVDTRLGSLSVHLDTPQCFSAEMYSADLNIVGKPEDDKVNLARETLKGLLAPWLRKRKQRSGSSAPANGELLSGKDTASRSSTHSRVEVDGSSDNDAMVYPPFEFSVTSPPSVITEGTHGGTWRKKTTDLEGTKDDKDFPWWCLDCVLNNRLPPRENTKCSFYLQPCEGSSVQILTQGKLSAPRILRIHKVINYVIEKMVLDKPLDSLNAESSFSPGLAASQSQHQVVGDGSFRSGFQPWQKLKPSVEILCNNQVLSPEMSLATVRAYIWKKSEDLILNYRLVQGR, from the exons ATGCACCGCGTGGGTAGTGCTGGTAATGGAAACAATTCAACTCGTCCTCGCAAAGAGAAGAGATTAACCTACGTGTTGAATGATTCCGACGACACTAAG CATTGTGCAGGCATAAATTGTCTGGCTCTACTTACATCTGTAGCATCTGATGGGTCTGATTATCTCTTCACTGGGAGTCGTGATGGCAGGCTAAAACGATGGGTATTAGATGTGGATAGAGCAACATGCTCGGCTACCTTTGAATCTCATGTTGATTGG GTTAATGATACCGTTCTTGTTGGTCATAGTACACTCGTTTCTTGTTCTTCAGATACAACCATTAAG CTATGGAATGCCTCGTCCTTTGGAACTTGTACAAGGACTCTCCGACAACACTCTGACTATGTTACTTGCCTTGCAGCGGCAGGAAAGAAT AGCAATGTTGTTGCTTCTGGTGGCCTTGGTGGGGAGGTTTTTATATGGGATATTGAGTCTGCCCTTGCTCCAGCCTCTAAGAGTAGTGATGCTACGGGGGATGAATCTTCAAATGGTATCAATGGTTCTGGCAACTTACCATTGACAAGCTTGCGTACTAACTCAAATGACAATATGTCTATGCACACTACTCAAACTCAGGGATATATTCCAATTTCAGCCAAAGGCCATAAAGATTCTGTTTATGCTTTGGCTATGAATGAAAGTGGAACAATTCTTGTCTCTGGAGGCACAGAAAAG GTTGTTCGTGTCTGGGACACAAGGTCAGGATCAAAGACTCTAAAGCTAAGAGGGCATACTGATAACATCCGGGCTCTGCTTCTGGATTCTAGCGGCAG ATATTGTTTATCAGGATCTTCAGACTCTATGATAAG GCTTTGGGATATAGGTCAGCAGAGATGTGTGCATTCTTATGCCGTTCATACAGATTCTGTCTGGGCACTTGCCAGCACCCCAACATTTAGTCATGTTTATAGTGGAGGGAGAGACTTTTCA TTATACTTGACAGATTTGCAAACTAGAGAGAGTAGTTTGGTCTGCACCGGCGAGTACCCTATTCTTCAATTGGCTTTGCATGATGATAGCATATGGGTTGCATCAACAGACTCTTCAGTTCAAAGATGGCCTGCTGAAGGATGCAACCCTGAAAAGATTTTCCAGAGCGGCAATTCTTTTTTAGCAGGAAACTTGTCTTTTTCAAGAGCAAGAGTGTCTCTAGAAGGATCTACCCCT gTTCCTGTATATAAAGAACCTACCTTAACTATCTTGGGTACACCTGCAATAGTACAACATGaagttttgaataataagaGGCATGTGTTGACGAAG GATGCTTCTGGTTCAGTAAAGCTATGGGAGATTACCAAAGGTGCCGTGATTGAAGATTACGGAAAG GTTTCATttgaggagaaaaaggaagagctATTTGAGATG GTTAGCATTCCTGCATGGTTTACAGTGGATACCAGGCTTGGAAGTTTGTCTGTTCATTTAGACACTCCCCAATGTTTTTCTGCAGAGATGTATTCAGCAGATCTTAACATTGTAGGCAAGCCTGAAGATGATAAG GTTAATTTGGCTCGAGAAACCCTTAAAGGATTACTTGCTCCTTGGTTGAGAAAACGAAAGCAAAGATCAGGCTCCTCAGCTCCAGCTAATGGGGAGTTATTATCTGGAAAGGATACTGCTTCAAGAAGTAGTACCCATTCAAGAGTTGAGGTTGATGGTAGTTCTGATAATGATGCTATGGTTTATCCCCCGTTTGAATTCTCAGTTACCTCCCCACCTTCCGTTATTACTGAGGGCACTCATGGAGGTACATGGAGGAAAAAAACTACCGATTTAGAAGGAACCAAGGATGATAAAGACTTCCCCTGGTGGTGTCTGGACTGTGTTTTGAATAATCGGTTACCTCCCAGAGAAAATACCAA ATGCAGTTTCTATTTGCAACCTTGTGAAGGCTCTTCAGTCCAGATTCTCACACAAGGGAAGCTAAGTGCCCCACGTATATTAAGAATTCACAAA gttattaattatgttatagaGAAGATGGTGCTTGACAAACCTTTGGATAGCTTAAATGCTGAGTCTAGTTTTTCCCCTGGTCTTGCTGCGTCACAGTCACAACATCAAGTAGTTGGTGATGGATCTTTTCGATCTGGATTTCAGCCTTGGCAAAAGCTTAAACCTTCTGTTGAAATATTGTGCAACAACCAG GTGCTGTCTCCTGAAATGAGTTTAGCCACAGTGCGAGCTTATATATGGAAGAAATCAGAAGACTTGATTCTAAATTACAGACTAGTTCAAGGAAGGTGA